A stretch of Prunus dulcis chromosome 6, ALMONDv2, whole genome shotgun sequence DNA encodes these proteins:
- the LOC117632911 gene encoding transcription factor RF2b-like: MSTETRPMQDPQQHQSNPNPKFISINNASSNNPNPKSNPIPLPRSIGISNNANASGVAATSSSSSSLTSLTLTMLGNSNAPRPFIREEAGAAAAAAAEAGPHHHNSHRRAHSEVSFRLPQDMMDLSAPDQSKGGSSTASLDEMGSEEDLFSTYIDLDKLGGCNCSDQSGGGNNGPNGGPDDGSGEPNVNDGGGEGEEKRSSRHRHSCSVDGSSTSTGVFGEVMEAKKAMPPDKLAELWNLDPKRAKRILANRQSAARSKERKARYIQELERKVQTLQTEATTLSAQLTLFQRDTTGLSTENTELKLRLQAMEQQAQLRDALNEALKKEVERLKIATGEMMSPSESFNLGMHQMPYNHPSAYFPLQQQPGPAGHQNMQMPQFNHSQSNMPTHHLHQSNSHTFSDIMQNGPVGQLQGLDIGTKGAPLVKSEGPSLSASGSSTTF, translated from the exons ATGTCCACAGAAACCAGACCAATGCAAGATCCACAACAACATCAATCCAACCCTAACCCTAAATTCATCTCCATCAACAACGCCAGCTCCAACAATCCCAACcccaaatccaatccaatccctCTCCCCAGAAGCATTGGCATTTCCAACAATGCCAATGCTTCTGGAGTAGCTGCCACGTCATCGTCTTCTTCCTCGCTCACATCATTGACTTTGACAATGCTGGGCAATTCCAACGCCCCTCGACCTTTCATCCGAGAAGAAGCTGgcgcagcagcagcagcagcagcggAAGCTGGACCCCACCATCACAATAGCCACAGGAGGGCCCACTCGGAGGTGAGCTTCCGGTTGCCTCAGGACATGATGGATCTGTCCGCGCCGGATCAGTCCAAGGGCGGATCGTCTACGGCGAGTCTCGATGAGATGGGATCGGAGGAGGACCTCTTCTCCACCTACATTGACCTCGACAAGCTCGGTGGGTGCAATTGCTCGGATCAGAGCGGCGGTGGTAATAATGGGCCCAATGGTGGGCCTGATGATGGGTCTGGTGAGCCCAATGTAaatgatggtggtggtgagggagaagagaagaggTCGTCGAGGCACAGGCATAGCTGCTCCGTGGATGGGTCGTCCACGTCAACCGGTGTGTTTGGGGAGGTCATGGAGGCCAAGAAGGCCATGCCTCCTGATAAGCTCGCTGAGCTCTGGAACCTTGATCCCAAACGCGCCAAAAG GATACTGGCAAATAGGCAGTCTGCTGCTCGCTCAAAAGAAAGGAAGGCTCGCTATATACAAGAACTTGAACGCAAAGTTCAGACCCTTCAAACAGAAGCCACCACTCTCTCTGCCCAACTCACATTATTCCAG AGAGATACAACAGGTCTGAGTACTGAAAACACAGAGCTTAAGCTTCGGTTACAAGCTATGGAGCAACAAGCTCAGTTGCGTGATG CACTAAATGAAGCACTGAAGAAGGAGGTCGAGAGGCTCAAGATTGCCACAGGGGAGATGATGAGTCCTTCTGAATCATTCAATTTGGGAATGCACCAGATGCCATACAACCATCCATCAGCTTATTTTCCACTTCAACAACAACCCGGACCTGCTGGTCACCAGAACATGCAGATGCCACAATTCAATCATTCCCAGTCTAATATGCCAACCCATCATCTGCATCAATcaaattctcatactttttcagATATTATGCAGAACGGACCTGTTGGTCAGTTACAGGGGCTTGACATCGGTACCAAAGGAGCACCTCTCGTGAAGTCGGAAGGCCCCTCGCTTTCTGCAAGTGGAAGTAGTACCACTTTTTGA
- the LOC117632488 gene encoding non-specific lipid-transfer protein 1-like → MAKLLCGVALLPLLICILVTAPCVTNATITCGEVTALLTPCIPFGVFGGTVPPDCCKGIKGLNAAQNATAEDRRIACSCIQEGAAMIPGINYDRINTLGDVCGSPCPYKVYPSTDCSKVN, encoded by the exons ATGGCAAAGTTACTGTGTGGAGTTGCATTGCTGCCACTACTTATATGCATATTGGTGACTGCTCCTTGTGTCACAAATGCAACCATAACTTGTGGTGAGGTTACAGCTTTGCTCACTCCATGCATACCCTTTGGAGTTTTTGGAGGCACAGTGCCACCAGATTGTTGCAAAGGAATCAAAGGGCTCAATGCTGCACAGAACGCCACTGCGGAGGATCGAAGAATTGCATGCAGTTGCATTCAAGAAGGGGCTGCTATGATCCCTGGGATTAATTATGACCGAATTAACACTCTTGGTGATGTTTGTGGCTCTCCCTGTCCTTACAAAGTTTACCCTTCTACTGATTGCTCTAA gGTAAACTGA
- the LOC117632117 gene encoding non-specific lipid-transfer protein 1-like produces MARSAVCGAAFIVVLLCVLMTTPYVINAAVTCGQVVTLLTPCIPFGVFGGTVPPECCAGIKGLHDAQNTAEDRRTACSCIQQGAAMIPGIDYDRINTLGDRCGSPCPYKVYPSTNCSELS; encoded by the exons ATGGCCAGGTCTGCAGTCTGTGGGGCGGCATTCATCGTGGTGCTATTATGCGTGCTCATGACTACTCCTTACGTCATTAATGCAGCGGTAACTTGCGGTCAGGTTGTCACCTTACTCACTCCATGCATCCCCTTTGGAGTATTTGGAGGGACTGTGCCACCAGAATGTTGTGCAGGCATAAAAGGGCTACATGATGCACAAAACACCGCAGAGGATCGCAGAACTGCATGCAGTTGCATTCAACAGGGGGCTGCAATGATCCCTGGGATTGACTATGACCGCATTAACACGCTGGGCGATCGATGCGGCTCTCCTTGTCCGTACAAAGTTTACCCCTCTACTAATTGCTCCGA GCTAAGCTGA